From the genome of Dermacentor silvarum isolate Dsil-2018 unplaced genomic scaffold, BIME_Dsil_1.4 Seq7781, whole genome shotgun sequence, one region includes:
- the LOC125941980 gene encoding uncharacterized protein LOC125941980, translated as MFCQSLVQHYLKKYISIPTATEAEAIARNFEARCHIPQIFGAIDGTHIPIMAPKKRYRDFVNRKMWTSYNVQAVVDDRGRFRSVTCNVPGGTHDASVLRLSSLFQRSEELLPRQEVMLNGCSIPLMLLGDPAYPGLPWILKGYTSSQGRLSKEQESFNVYHSSGRNVVEHAFGRLKGRWRMLLKQADINYKFMPAVITAACILHNFCEERGETVNDAWIGDVRSSEDELYQQPSTRPLHTGPVNEVRDFLWNFLAENFPLRSASW; from the exons atgttctgccagTCGCTTGTACAGCATTACTTGAAGAAGTACATAAGTATACCTACTGCCACAGAAGCTGAAGCTATTGCCAGAAACTTTGAAGCAAGGTGCCACATCCCTCAAATATTTGGGGCAATCGACGGTACCCACATTCCTATCATGGCACCAAAGAAAAGATATCGTGACTTTGtgaacagaaaaatgtggacaTCATACAATGTGCAGGCTGTAGTAGACGACCGAGGGCG ATTTCGCAGTGTTACCTGCAATGTCCCAGGGGGTACACACGATGCATCTGTGTTGAGGCTGTCATCACTCTTCCAAAGAAGCGAGGAGCTGTTGCCAAGACAAGAAGTCATGTTGAATGGCTGTTCAATCCCACTCATGCTATTGGGTGATCCTGCATACCCTGGTTTGCCTTGGATCCTGAAGGGATACACCTCGTCACAAGGAAGGCTCTCGAAGGAGCAGGAGTCATTTAATGTGTACCACAGCAGCGGCCGCAATGTTGTGGAGCATGCCTTTGGAAGGCTAAAGGGGCGATGGAGAATGCTATTGAAGCAAGCCGACATAAATTACAAATTTATGCCGGCAGTCATAACAGCTGCATGCATTTTGCACAATTTTTGTGAAGAGAGAGGAGAGACAGTGAATGATGCATGGATTGGCGATGTTAGGTCATCTGAGGACGAGCTTTACCAGCAGCCGTCAACCAGACCTCTGCACACAGGCCCTGTTAATGAAGTGCGAGATTTCCTATGGAATTTCTTGGCCGAgaactttccacttcggtctgcATCGTGGTGA